In the Mobula birostris isolate sMobBir1 chromosome 25, sMobBir1.hap1, whole genome shotgun sequence genome, CAGTATCTCAACCCGGACGGAAAATTTTAAATAATTTCGTGTTTGAACTCTCTCAGAAATCGGCGGACATCCGCGTTGAACACGGTGAGTTTAGATTTCTATTTTTTTTACCAGCAGTGGTTATTggagaggtgagaggggagaatggAGAGAGGAGGGGCGCTGATAAAATTTCTTTGGTTAATGCGAAGTGACAGGAGACGGTGCTTATTGTTAGACGTCAGCAGTCTGGCGCCAAGCGTTCTCGACAAGCCATGTCCGACTTAATCGGAGGAGATGGTTTCGAGGAACCTTGCATCTCCCACTCTGCGAATCCGCCTAACCCCTCTAAACCTTCTCTCCCTTAAACATGTTCATATTTGGGTTGTTATTGAAGCACACGCCAATCGCGTTACAATCACATCACCCGAAAGCTTTATGGTCCACGATCTCGTGGGGTTTTCTCTCAATGCGGTTATCTAACCCCTATTCCCCGTCACTCAGAACTCCGGGTGATAGTTTAGGGGTCTGTAAGCACTCGGAATGAGTACCGAGTGCGGCGTTTTGCGGCGCGTCTCGCTTGGCTTTTCCCACGATTCGTAACGCGCTGAAGCGTTTGGACAACTCGCTGGCTGGAAAATTAAAAAGGGCAATGTCCTTATTTAGACGCCAGTACTGATTCAGTGATTAAAGACAAACATGCACCTCGGAGGGGCAGGCAAATATCACTACcctccccacaaaaaaaaacatttctaacCTGCTTTACGACCTAAGGTTGCGATTGTGAGTTTGTTTCCCGATAACTTTATTTCAAATCATAATTACGCCATCTGGTGGGACCCACCGCTAAAAAGTTGACTTTTTTTTATATCCCCGTGGTCTGGTGAGTTAACCAGCAGACGGTACCAGCTGAATGAAGCGACGCGGAATCAAAAGTGTTTGACTTCACAAAGTTCGGACTAAAAATAACGAGACTTCGGTAAAATGAAACTACCGCAGCGTTTGCTGATGTAGATAACTTTCGAAATAGGTCAAAGATTATgtttgtgattttaaaaaaatgtctttAAACTGTTAGGCTGTGTACTCAGAATATGGCTGTTTGTTTAGTACTGGGACGAATAATAGGCGCTGCAGTATCCTAAGTAAAATTTCAAGAATCCATTAACCCGTCTTACCAGTGATGCCAGTCCAGAGCGACAACGTAATTCTAAATATTCTGCAATTAGTGCGTAAAATTATAGATTTAGCCGTTTAAAGAAAGAATATCCGTTTCTGGAGTAGCAAACACATCTGAAAATGTCAACTCTCTTCGGTTCGGGTCGGACCATtttagtttatatatatataaatccaCAATCTGTATGTCGTTACCTGCGGGTTTTGGCGATTTTAGCGGCTCTAGGTGTTTGTATGCGCCGTGAAGTCTCCGTCCGGGGCCGGGCACTCTTAATCCGGGAAGCGGGAAGGATGGAGACGGCCGGGGGGAGGGAAAAGGACGGGGAGTGTgtgttggcggggggggggtgtggagggggtaTCATGCTTTTCTGTCATTGGTTAATATTTAATTTTGTTGACATGTTTTCAAAAAGCGATCTTTCTGATGGTTACTGTACGTTGCAGCTTCCGACACCTTTTCTCCCACCCCTCCTCTTTCCTAACTCATCCATCCTGATTTTAGTTGTCAAAACTCCGCCTATGCAGGCACACAATTGGTCGGGACGCGTAAAATCACCAATCAACTGGGCGGTTCATTAGCAGCACGAAGCCGAAGGAAGATCATTGTAGGAAGgacctgtgtgtgtatgtgtgtgtgtgtgtgtatgtgtgtgtgtatgtgtttgtgtgtgtgtgtgcgtgagtgagatagagaaagagagagagagaattgtcGATCGGCACTGGTTCTTCCAGGTGGTGTACAGAAGACCCGGCAAGGCGATTCTTCCGACAGAAATCTTCCTATATCCCCCCTTCTTTTTTTCCGGATGCACCCATGAGAGATCCAGTTTTAGCGGCGACCAGTATGGCTTATCATCCGTTTCACGCTCACCGAGCCGCGGATTTCCCAATGAACGCATTCCTGACTGCTCAGCCGTCTTTCTTCCCCGCTCTGGCGCTGCCACCGAGCGGAGCGGCTGCTCTCTCGCTACCCGGAGCTTTGGGCAAACCCTTGACGGACTCGAGTATGGCTGAGGCCGGGATCCACGTTTCCGCTCTCGGGCATCAGTCGACGCACCTGCGGCCCCTCAAGAGCCTCGAACCAGAGGACGAGGTCGAGGACGATCCTAAAGTGAATCTGGAAGCGAAAGATTTGTGGGACCAGTTTCACAAAGTGGGCACCGAAATGGTGATTACGAAGTCTGGGAGGTATGGTGTGTTCGTAGCCAGTCTCAGTTTAACGCAGCGGTGTTGCCCCCCCTCTCCGTTCTTATCATTCCGTATAACTTTTTCTGATCATTTCTAtctcattttgtttttatttaaatcAAAACTACAATTAAGAATCAGTCATCTGTTAAATTAATTCTAGTGAATTTGCGAAGTCCTTAAGAGAAGCCAGTTGTCAACGTGCCAAAGGCGCAATCGGATTTGCCAGTGAAATCTGAGCGTTTTAATGTCCAGTCCCTTATTAAAGAGCTAAATAGCAACTGTTAAAGGTTATGCGTTCTGCTCCGGATACCCATTTGCTTCTTTATCTTAGATCTATATAAAGGCAGCGCTCCGGGTACTTCGATCCTTTCTCGTCGCTTTGTAATCAAGTAGTTTAAATTAAAATGAACACTTTTTAATATTTACACTGTAAAAACAAGTACCTTCCggggattttttttccccttgtaaTCTATTGTGAACTTGCCGCGTCGTTAATGGGAAGAATCCCATTTAGTCCCCAATTCTGCCGAGCACTGTTTGGACCTTAGCAGAGCTGTGAGGTCGAAGCCATAAGTCTGTTGCTAATAATAGCCTTTGATTGTAATCGGCCGGTGTGGACCGCTGGAAAGGCTTGGATAGATCGTGAAGAAAGCATTAGACAAATGCGGTGGGATTCCACATTTTAAAACAACCAAACTTCACAGTGACTCATCAAATATCTCAGAAATATCACACTTGGAAGGAATGCTAGGCATTCTTCGTAGTCAATACACACCGGGGCAGCCGAGATGCTGCTGACCGCCTTTAGCTGTGATGAGAGTACTTGGGATAGCCTCTTAcctaagttttttaaaaaaaaaatctgctagtGTGATCACGTGTAAAAGAATAAATTCAGGCACACTTTAAAGAAGAGATTGGAagaaaaatataataattttAACGCATAGTCGAGCAAGTTTCTAAAAATAATGTTTTcggttgtgttctgtgttttcacatcTGTACTTTTATGTCGAGCTGTGTTTTTCTTCGCTTGGAATATCCCATATTACATTAAATGTGCCGCTTCGTGTGTTCAATTCAGGAGGATGTTCCCCCCGTTTAAAGTGCGGGTCAACGGTTTGGATAAAAAGGCGAAGTATATTTTGCTGATGGACATTGTGGCCGCCGATGACTGCCgttacaaatttcacaactcgCGTTGGATGGTAGCCGGGAAGGCCGACCCCGAGATGCCAAAGAGGATGTATATTCATCCTGATAGTCCGGCCACAGGCGAACAATGGATGGCCAAAGCGGTCACGTTTCACAAACTGAAACTCACCAACAACATATCTGACAAGCATGGATTCGTAAGTGTTGCTGTAGGTCCATTTATATATTTTCCATTTTGATTGTCACGTTTTTAGTAAGTGTTCAACAAAGGTAACTGGCAGAATTGCACAATCCTCTGCTTGTTGGCCGCATCTTTCGCTCTCTTGTTGTCACTTAAGTAAAATCGCTTGAATCTCTTCCTATACCGTTGGAGTACGCATCACTGCTCCCCCCGCTCTCCCAAACGTCCGTACCAAGCTCAGAACATCAAATAAAAAATTACTATTTTTACTTGAGGTTTTGAAAATTTAGAATTCGCCAtctccccacacacagacacaccccccccccacacacacacacaccgcaacTTGATAAGTACACCCCTGAAAAATTAATATATAAAGTGAGTAAAGGGTCGGAAAACCCAGGCCACCTTTAATCCACAATCACCGGTGTGGGACGGCCCATTTTAATGTAGGGTTGTTACAATTCCATTCACAGAATGTCACAGAAAGACCCCGAAGCTCCTATTAAAACTTCAATTTTACCTTTAAGTCAAATTGTTTATGATCATTTAAAAGACGTGTCAGAAAATGTGAAAGGCTTCAATTTTTGTGGGGTCACAACGTGTACACTGTTCGCTAAGGCAGGCTTACACAGTTTGGAACAATGCATTAAAACTGTCATATTTATTAATTATCGGCTGCTCCGTGATTCAGAATAAAGACACAAATCTCTCCTGGAGAGGCATCAGACTCTGCTCAAGGGACTGTTTGGGGGATTATAATTACGCCTTTAAACATTATTGTTTGTCCGCTTTGTGTTTTTTTGCTGTATGCTAACTCGGGGTCAAACTGAAGTGTATTACGGATATGAGTTGTGAAAAGCAGGTCAGTCTTTGTGGCgtcagggaagagagaggagagagagagcgagggggaGTGCTGTTTAGGTAGAAAGCTCGAACAGAAAGGACGATCTGTTATCTCCCGCCAGCGAGTCTCTTAAAGATCATTCCAATGATGCTTTAGAGGGTGAACAAGCGCCAGTGGAGAACAATTTGTGAGCATTTATTTGCGCAGGGAATGAGTGTTGTTAATGCAGTGCCTGGGAAACTTGATTGCAGGTTGTAGGAACGACACTGGAGGTAAAAAGCAGCCATTATGAAAAAAAAGCTGCACACCACAGCGAGCGTCCTGAAGACAGAGCATTCGACCTAGATTCGCTAGCGTGAAATGAAAATCTGCCGCTTGCTTTTACCAACAACGGACTGAAAAGTTAATCAAGAATGTGCTAaaatctacttatttatttactgtagTAATGTTCGCTGGCCTTTCCCCGGCTCTTTCCGGGTCGGGGAGGGAGGCACTGTTTATCTGgccccgaatggcctacttctgctcctggtCTAAAACTGAGAACCGGGGTTTCAGCTGGATTGCAGACTGTAACCTCCACGGAAACACAGCCAAAACCTGTAAAAGATTCAACCGTCCGTCTACAGTCCTTTTTGTGATTCTGTTGCAAGCGCCATTGATATTATAAATAAATGATAGAAAATAATATTCATTGTTTTAAAAGGTGTATCCCGGGTAACACTTGGCTGAAGATTCTTGTCTAACCGTAAAGGAATTATATCTTGGAACagttcagagggattttgggaaaACAGAGGCTGGCAAGTTTGTCTTACGGATCCAGGCTTAAGTGGTGGAACTCTCTAGCTGATTTGCACGCCTGAACGGGAAAGCACTGTAACATTTTATACTGTATAAATGCAGGACAGAGTTCAAATGACACACCAGTGCCCAGATCTTTTATATACCAGAGACAATGGCGCGGTTTCCCTTTCACTGCATGGCagggtgtatatatatatatttaatgtttttctTGAGTATTCTTGAAACTGGTCTCGATCATTGGCGTATGCACGTAGTAAAAAAAATAATCCTTATCCATCTAAAGTATGATGGAGGTGAGGAGAGGCGGAAAAGGGGGAGATAGGGGAGAGCGTATGGGGTATTGGTGCGAGCTTTGAGTTAAATTATTTAAGAAAATTAGCATCTTAAACATTGGATGTTTGCCGCGAGTTAGAAAAAATAAAGTTTTCATATTCCAGTTTGAAATCGTTTATTTTAATGTCATGTTAGTAGTAAATAAAGCCGATTTTAGTCTTAATTCCttgcagtcagtttttatgttacACCGTTAAGGTTGTAAGACAGAAATGAAAATTAGAATACGAGGTGGTCAGCCTGAGGtcgcactcacctctctctgctcAGTTAAACGACCTGATTTCGTCGTGTTTTTACAGCGTTTCTGAAAAACTGGGAGTAAGTGGGGTTTCCAGGTTTCTATGCTTTGTAAAGCGACATTAACAAAAGGGCACCCCCTTTTCCCTGTCCATTTcattgagggggaggggaggcataTCGGTAGTTTTTAATCAGTTGTATGTTCGGTCTGTTGGACCCCAGGTGCGTTTGAGGCCGAGCGCTAGCTTCCTTTCAGAGAAATTAACCCGAGCGTTCTTTCTGTCGCTTTCTCAGACAATCCTGAATTCCATGCACAAATACCAGCCCAGATTCCACGTGGTCCGCGCGAACGATATTCTTAAACTGCCCTACAGCACTTTCCGAACTTACGTGTTCCCAGAGACGGAGTTCATTGCGGTCACAGCCTATCAGAACGATAAGGTGAGTCCCGGCACGCTTCTCTCGCACTACCTGGGCCCGCACTGGGAACCACTGGGTGCAGGTATACTGAGACTCGCCTGCTCGATGTGGTAACATTTCGATTCCGTGATTAAAAATGCTTTAATACTTTTGTTGCTCAGCCCGAATTCGAACACACTTTTGGATAAAAACACGTTTACTTTTCCACGCATCATTAGGCAGTTTCTTGTAAAGTTTGAATGCTTCTGCTAAATTATAACCCAAGTAAGTCCAACTCCGGGAAGCTACGAAATCCCGACAACTTTTATCTTTAAAACGGCATTCAAAATTGGTCAATGAATGCAACCCACAACATTCACTGTAAAGGGACGTTTAATAGGATGCTTTGAGGACACGCAGAAATTCAGACAGTTCAGAAATTTTAATATCGGATAGATTAACCGAATTCTGATTGTTTGAAAATCAGCATTTCACTGTGTGAACCGGGAAAACGCCACCACATACCCTGGTCTGATCTGTATGAAGAATTAGTACAATAAAGCGATTACAGTGTAATTCCAAGAAGCCATTGCATCTAAAGAGTTATTTACAGATCAAAACAATTTTTCTGTGCAGGTACGAAATTGTGGTTTAGACCTACGTTCATTTAACACTAAAATGCACCTGGCGTTGCccacccccccccctctctctctctctctgtctcgctcatcctctctctctccctttctctctgttCTATCTTTTACCGGTTGGACAGCTTCTGTTGATTCTCCACCAACAATTTATGACGAGAATCGAAATCGATTAAACTCTACTTATCACTGCAGACTCGCCTGATCGAAGCCGAACGTCGCCTCTGCTCTGTTGATCTTGCCTGATATTAACAAACTTATTGGTGCACGATATATCAACGTTTAAAGATAAACTCATAGATTAAACCACAAAGATTCTGCGGCCAAATCTCCCCTAACAGTACATTTCCATTGATATGGTTGCCAACGTAATTACAATAGGAATTCAAATTTGCAATGGGGCCTCTTCCAATAGGCGGTTCTTCAGGCATTATAACAAGGAGTACCCTACTTACCCTACTAGATCTATGATACTCTAGAGGTTTAATTCTTTACTTCTCACGTGTTTTACCCGGCCTTAACAGTATTAACATATTTTTGCACAACCTGGCTTATGAATAATGGATACAGGCTAAGCTAGAGAGATGCACTTTCGTGCTTGCTGCTTTCATAAAGGCACACCATAATTCGTATGAGGCATTCATAACCTGAGCATGTAAGCATGCTGTTAGAAGCTTTTCCGCAGTGCTTCATAACCTCCCTGTTGGCAACTGAGATTAAACAAGACATAGAGAAAAATATAAACCATGAATGTGGGCACGCTACGTTGGCGCTGGGATGCGTACTGACACTCGCGGGCTGCCTTCAGCACAGCTTTCAGCTGTGCCTGTTGTTAACGCAAGCCacacctttcactgtatgtttccatgtacatgtgataaataatgaatctgaatctgaatatacCCAACCTTCACTCGACGTGTGAAAGTTTAGTTTTAAAATGGtggaaaatgctcagcaggttaagcagcatccatGCAGAGGGAATTAGAGCTAGTATTTCAAGTTGATAAGCTTTCACATGTTGGAACAAATTCTCAAAGCTAGCAATTTCGTTTTTAGCATTTTTGGGAGAGCTTTATCATAGATTCTAAttaatcaaatttctgaatgaatGTATTAATAGAATGATACAAATTTCTCACCAAACTATTAGTATTGTGCTTTCAAAATGGAAtgcatgtatttatttatttaaagttacagcacagtataggctcctttgctggctggtggcgcagtgacatcagcgctggactccggagcaaaggttcccgagttcgaacccagtcgggctgttcccaggcacgctttccatccataccaggttgagtgtcaagctcacAACTTGGCCTGGTAAAAAAAAAGACTGCGCTGCGAGAAgaacgtgggggaccactcacagatcCTTTCCTCCAAGACGACCAGTtgaaaaagtggtcgccgaggctctggcagagtatggcacgcacacacacacacacacacacacacaaatcggCTCTTTAAGCCACGCTGCCCTGCAAACCCTGACAACCTCCAATTTAATACTAAcctcatcacgggacaatttacaatgaccagataacctaccaacctgtacatttttggactgtgggaggaaaccagagcacctggagaaaacccaagtATTCCACAGGGTGGATGTACAGAGACTggttacagaggatgccagaattgaactctgaaccgtAATGATGCCCTGCTCACTCCTATGATAACAAAGTGGGAACTGTTACTGATCTActgaggaatcagaatcagatttagtatcactggtgtgtgtcatgattttttttcttgttttgtggcagcaatatataaattaaatagtgcaagaagagagcaaaacaagaaaataataatgaggtagtgtgcatggattcattgtccattcagaaatctgatggtgatggggaagaagctgtttgttaAACGTTGAGTGtacttgtacctcctccttgatggaagCAATGTGAAGAAGGCACGTCCTGGATGATAGATGTCCTTAGTGAAAACATTTTGTAGGGAGCAAGACTTCACAAAAAGAAGCACTTTTGGTGATGTTGTTCGTGGAATAGTGTACAGGGCACGTGTAGGTTAAAAAAAAGATCCATTCGGGTATTTTGGAGAGTTTTGTTTATTAATCCTATGCTACCGAAGCAGGATTTTTTTGCTGTTTATCAAATTTTACTTttactaactttttttttaattcaacaGATAACGCAGCTTAAGATTGACAACAACCCTTTTGCGAAAGGATTCAGAGACACTGGGAACGGGAGAAGAGAGAAAAGGTAGAGAGATAGATCGGTGCTGGTTGGTTCATTATCAGTCCGGGCATCAGCAATTTTATCTCGAACACAGGGGATTAGTTGGCAGAGAGATTATTCTCTTTCTGTCCCCTTGATGCGTTTAACCCTGATAATTCAGAGAAGCAGGGACAGGAGTCGACAGAGGGGCGACCCGTTCCTCTTCCTGTAATGATGGTGTCTCCAGACTGTCCCTGGGCCCCTCCTAGTGGTCATTAATGAAATGACAACATGAAATTTCTAGGTTTAGTTGATACCTACCATGGCCAACGGCACCATGTTTTAGGAAAAAACTGTATCTTAACTGTATTCTGATACAGTATTTACTTTAATTTGCATATTATTTTAATTGATTTTAAACAACAGTATTTAAGATCGTTATTGCTCTCATTATAAAACTGTAAGAATTTACATTTTTTCCCTCCAGAAAACAACTCTCTCTGCCCTCTTTGCGCGTGTACGAGGATCAGTGTAAAGGCGATCGAGATGGCGGTGATTCCGATGCCTCCTCCAGCGACCAGCCCCCAGCCAGAGAGACCCTCCGCTCGCCCTTGCCTCTCGACCCCGTTTCTCTCCATTTCGGTCAAACACCTAAAGGTAAATGTTTGGAAGGGAGGGGGGGCGGGGCAAGAGGGAGGAGCGGGGTCGCTGATCCAATCCAGAGATCAAGGGCGCATGGTTTGTTGACCGTATGGCGTCCTCCGGCTTAACCACGGGACGAGTGGCTTAACCTTTAAAGACTAGTGCCATTATCTGCTCCAGTAAATTCTAATAAATGGGTCTTGAGGATACCGGCACACGGGGAAACACCAACTTCTAAAGTATTAATCATAATGAAGATAGCATTAGATTAAAACCTTGCTCTGAACTCAGAACAAATAGTATATAAATCAGCGAATGTGCAGCCTTGGGGAATGTTTCATGAGTTAGATTTAGCAGGATTCCATTTCCAGCTCACCCATATTTAAATGCTATTTCCTGATATTATAATAGACACGGGGAAAGCTTGAAATAATATAAACACTGGGGGTCGGGGAAGGGGAGACGAGGAGACAATTTTTAATGTGtcgattattttaaaaatgtttcaaCAGCGTCCGATATAAGTGGAGGTCAGCAATCCGCAGTAACGGGTCACTATTGTTCATAACTCAGAAATCCCTGAAGTATAAAATATACAGCATGCGAGTTACAACCCTAACGACCCCTTCACACACACTGTGAGCGTTTCTCTAACTGAGAATGGAGCTTATATCACCGAGTGTAATTTGGAGTCCGGCTCCAGAATCCGATCTTTTGGCAGAATGTTAAAGACTTCCCTTGTTATCAAATAGATATTTCACAAATTAAACGTCGTCAGCGGAGAAAAGTTGGTAACAAAACAGACGAGCATAAACATCGGTAGCCCTTAGGGAATCGATCATCGCGATTTTAGTTTCAACCCTCGCTTCCCCTGTGAAGGTTTGATTTAATGCTTATCCGTCTCGACTTTATTTCTGATGCGCTTGAGATGATACGGAACAGAATATCATTTGCGTGAAGTTTGTGTAAAATCACATCGGATATTCGTCACTGATCTGGATAATGAAAATAAACGTCAAAATTAATATTTCTAAAAATCTCCCGTATGAAATTCCCAGATTCCCTCTGCTTCGGCTTTCTCTTATTTTATAGTGATTCTATAGATTTCAGAATAGAGCCGTCCCTTAGTCAAACACAGAAATACAAAGACTAACAAGGAGATAAGAAAAAAAACCTTTGTTTTGATAATTTATGTCATAGTAGACtctaacaagaggaaatctgcagatgaaagACTCTGATGTGTTTAGTTCTATGCTTAAACATTATTTGTAATGATATATGAGGTACAATATTTAAAAATGCCTCCATGATCGCCGAATAGCACTGGAATCTCGTGTTTCTATTGACTTTGTTTTAATGCCAGGATCCGTCTTGTTTTATCTCCCGGTTATCTGTAGATGACAAGTCAGGAGCGGACAGTGAGCCGGAGCTGGAGAGGCACCGGGAGCTTCCGGGAGCGGTCACCTGCAGTCCGCGGGTGGGGGTCTCCAGAGCGGGCTCCCCGCCGGCGGGGGAGGCTGTTGCAGACTCCCCTCACCGGCAGAAGCAGGGATTGGCGGCTGAGAAGAGGGAGTCGCTGGAATCGCGCAGGGACAGTGACGCGTGcttcagtcacagggagaaaggagACGGCCGAAGAAAGGATGACTCCAAGAAAGACGGCGAATGTTTGAGTAAAGAGATCTATTCGCCGCTGGTAATCCAAACGGACGGACCTTCGCATCTTAACGCCGGACATATGCAAAGCCTGGCTTTCTCGGGGTTGCACAGCCAGCAGTTTTTTAACCCTTTAAACGTTGGACAGCCTCTCTTTATCCATCCCGGGCAGTTTGCGGTCGCCCCGGGAGCTTTCTCCGCCATGGCCACCGGCATGGGACATTTATTAGCTTCGGTGTCGGGAGCTGGAACCTTGGAGAACGCGAGTATATCCTCAGCCCAGGCCTCGGCCGGAACAGCTCCGCactttcccttccacctctctcaACACGTCTTGGCTTCTCAGGTAAGGGGTCTCTTTTCAGTGAAGCGCGGACGCGGTGCGCGTTGCACTTATTAGGTCGTTGATCGTAAATAAAGGGATCTCCTAGTAAATATATACTTTCGAAAATGAAACGCATTTGGAATTTTAATATAGTTCAAGGTTGGTTCCTGGAGAAAAGCATCTGACTTCGTTTTGAAGACATGAGCATGGCCGCCCCTTCTTAAGGAAGAAAAGTCTTCCTCTCCCTCACACTGTCTGTTATATATTTTTTATACCGGCTTTTCGTGTTGTGAGAATGTGTCTGCGGGAAACACAGCGTTTGGTAGACGTTGAGGACAAGAGAAATGAGCTGGAGATTGGGTCAGTGTAGGGAGACAGGACACCTACAGGTGAGCGGGATAAAAATCCAGTGGCTAATTACAGGGAGAGAGAAATGGTTCGGCAGCCTCTCGCTGTTAGTTTCTCCAGATGTATTTGTGATTTGGATTATTGTTGCGGCTATGGTCAGCCCT is a window encoding:
- the tbx2b gene encoding T-box transcription factor TBX2b isoform X1; this translates as MRDPVLAATSMAYHPFHAHRAADFPMNAFLTAQPSFFPALALPPSGAAALSLPGALGKPLTDSSMAEAGIHVSALGHQSTHLRPLKSLEPEDEVEDDPKVNLEAKDLWDQFHKVGTEMVITKSGRRMFPPFKVRVNGLDKKAKYILLMDIVAADDCRYKFHNSRWMVAGKADPEMPKRMYIHPDSPATGEQWMAKAVTFHKLKLTNNISDKHGFVSVATILNSMHKYQPRFHVVRANDILKLPYSTFRTYVFPETEFIAVTAYQNDKITQLKIDNNPFAKGFRDTGNGRREKRKQLSLPSLRVYEDQCKGDRDGGDSDASSSDQPPARETLRSPLPLDPVSLHFGQTPKDDKSGADSEPELERHRELPGAVTCSPRVGVSRAGSPPAGEAVADSPHRQKQGLAAEKRESLESRRDSDACFSHREKGDGRRKDDSKKDGECLSKEIYSPLVIQTDGPSHLNAGHMQSLAFSGLHSQQFFNPLNVGQPLFIHPGQFAVAPGAFSAMATGMGHLLASVSGAGTLENASISSAQASAGTAPHFPFHLSQHVLASQGIPMTTFGGLFPYPYTYMAAAAAAAALPNSSGAPSSLHRHPFLSGGRPRLRFNPYPIPVSIPASTNLLTTAMPSALGGSDTKLCSRESSPVSSSLASELNHKSNGSSLRTVGSAPSPKPSAKDAINELQNIQRLVSGLDSNRETSPARDSPK
- the tbx2b gene encoding T-box transcription factor TBX2b isoform X2 — encoded protein: MRDPVLAATSMAYHPFHAHRAADFPMNAFLTAQPSFFPALALPPSGAAALSLPGALGKPLTDSSMAEAGIHVSALGHQSTHLRPLKSLEPEDEVEDDPKVNLEAKDLWDQFHKVGTEMVITKSGRRMFPPFKVRVNGLDKKAKYILLMDIVAADDCRYKFHNSRWMVAGKADPEMPKRMYIHPDSPATGEQWMAKAVTFHKLKLTNNISDKHGFTILNSMHKYQPRFHVVRANDILKLPYSTFRTYVFPETEFIAVTAYQNDKITQLKIDNNPFAKGFRDTGNGRREKRKQLSLPSLRVYEDQCKGDRDGGDSDASSSDQPPARETLRSPLPLDPVSLHFGQTPKDDKSGADSEPELERHRELPGAVTCSPRVGVSRAGSPPAGEAVADSPHRQKQGLAAEKRESLESRRDSDACFSHREKGDGRRKDDSKKDGECLSKEIYSPLVIQTDGPSHLNAGHMQSLAFSGLHSQQFFNPLNVGQPLFIHPGQFAVAPGAFSAMATGMGHLLASVSGAGTLENASISSAQASAGTAPHFPFHLSQHVLASQGIPMTTFGGLFPYPYTYMAAAAAAAALPNSSGAPSSLHRHPFLSGGRPRLRFNPYPIPVSIPASTNLLTTAMPSALGGSDTKLCSRESSPVSSSLASELNHKSNGSSLRTVGSAPSPKPSAKDAINELQNIQRLVSGLDSNRETSPARDSPK
- the tbx2b gene encoding T-box transcription factor TBX2b isoform X3, with the translated sequence MFPPFKVRVNGLDKKAKYILLMDIVAADDCRYKFHNSRWMVAGKADPEMPKRMYIHPDSPATGEQWMAKAVTFHKLKLTNNISDKHGFVSVATILNSMHKYQPRFHVVRANDILKLPYSTFRTYVFPETEFIAVTAYQNDKITQLKIDNNPFAKGFRDTGNGRREKRKQLSLPSLRVYEDQCKGDRDGGDSDASSSDQPPARETLRSPLPLDPVSLHFGQTPKDDKSGADSEPELERHRELPGAVTCSPRVGVSRAGSPPAGEAVADSPHRQKQGLAAEKRESLESRRDSDACFSHREKGDGRRKDDSKKDGECLSKEIYSPLVIQTDGPSHLNAGHMQSLAFSGLHSQQFFNPLNVGQPLFIHPGQFAVAPGAFSAMATGMGHLLASVSGAGTLENASISSAQASAGTAPHFPFHLSQHVLASQGIPMTTFGGLFPYPYTYMAAAAAAAALPNSSGAPSSLHRHPFLSGGRPRLRFNPYPIPVSIPASTNLLTTAMPSALGGSDTKLCSRESSPVSSSLASELNHKSNGSSLRTVGSAPSPKPSAKDAINELQNIQRLVSGLDSNRETSPARDSPK